Proteins co-encoded in one Candidatus Zixiibacteriota bacterium genomic window:
- a CDS encoding glycosyltransferase family 2 protein — protein sequence MAAERYNFIVSTIAPAMNEEGNIDEFCRQYADMLKNAPFQGELVLIDDGSSDGTLAKIKENAARYDFIRWASHHRNLGLTESLQTGFAIARGDVFVFYPTDLQYRPEDIPTLVAPIADGADVCTGWKQGKYNKRFVSSIYNTISRKIFGLKVHDLNSVKAFRREVVEQIFLRKDWHRYLVVLAANAGFRVEECKVTLYERAWGESKFSVWRIPVGVLDMLAVKFQITFLKKPLLFFGALGSILFALGVLVGLWALYLRYFMNHGDRALLYLVILLLGLGGGLFMMGFIAEGQTAIKEELADLRKKTQRMLDRETPGQSGP from the coding sequence ATGGCAGCTGAGAGATACAACTTCATCGTCTCAACCATAGCCCCCGCTATGAATGAGGAAGGCAATATCGACGAATTCTGTCGTCAATATGCCGACATGCTGAAAAACGCCCCCTTTCAGGGCGAACTGGTGCTGATCGACGACGGTTCTTCGGACGGCACGCTGGCCAAAATCAAGGAAAACGCCGCCCGGTATGACTTCATCCGCTGGGCGTCACACCACCGCAATCTGGGACTCACCGAGTCGCTCCAGACCGGGTTCGCGATCGCCCGAGGCGATGTCTTCGTCTTCTACCCAACCGACCTGCAGTACCGGCCCGAGGACATCCCCACGTTGGTTGCGCCCATTGCGGACGGCGCCGATGTCTGCACCGGCTGGAAACAAGGCAAATACAACAAGCGATTTGTCTCGTCGATCTATAATACGATCTCCCGGAAAATATTCGGGCTGAAAGTGCATGACCTGAACTCAGTCAAGGCCTTTCGCCGCGAGGTTGTCGAGCAGATTTTCCTCCGCAAGGACTGGCATCGCTATCTCGTCGTCCTCGCGGCTAATGCCGGCTTCCGCGTGGAAGAGTGCAAGGTCACGCTGTATGAGCGGGCCTGGGGGGAGTCGAAATTCTCGGTCTGGCGTATCCCGGTCGGTGTACTTGACATGCTGGCGGTGAAGTTCCAGATCACCTTTCTCAAGAAACCGCTGCTTTTTTTCGGCGCGCTCGGCAGCATTCTCTTCGCGCTCGGCGTCCTGGTTGGTCTATGGGCACTTTACCTCCGGTATTTCATGAACCACGGCGACCGCGCTCTTTTGTATCTCGTTATCCTGCTGCTCGGACTGGGCGGCGGGCTGTTTATGATGGGCTTTATCGCTGAGGGGCAGACCGCGATCAAGGAGGAACTCGCCGACCTGCGGAAAAAGACTCAGCGCATGCTCGACCGCGAAACGCCCGGTCAATCGGGCCCGTAG
- a CDS encoding polyprenol monophosphomannose synthase, with amino-acid sequence MATSRRALIIFPTYNERENIEKIVHAVLPLDARIHVLIVDDNSPDGTGELADKLARQQNNVYVLHRERKEGLGRAYIAGFKWAIKEGFDFVFEMDADFSHGPEYIRDFLREIQHHDLVIGSRYISGVNVINWPMSRLLLSYFANVYTRWITGLPLRDATGGFKCFRREVLEAINLDDVKSTGYSFQIEMSMRAWKKGFRIKEIPIIFVDRVAGSSKMSKKIVREAVWMVWLLRLRSMLGRFD; translated from the coding sequence ATGGCAACGAGTAGGCGCGCCCTGATCATTTTCCCGACCTACAACGAGCGGGAAAACATCGAGAAGATCGTTCATGCGGTTCTTCCGCTCGACGCTCGCATACATGTGCTGATTGTCGACGACAACTCGCCCGACGGAACCGGCGAGCTGGCCGACAAGCTCGCCCGGCAGCAGAACAACGTCTATGTCCTGCACCGGGAGAGAAAAGAGGGCCTGGGCCGGGCCTATATTGCGGGCTTCAAATGGGCGATCAAAGAAGGCTTTGATTTCGTCTTCGAGATGGACGCAGACTTCTCGCACGGCCCGGAGTATATCCGCGACTTCCTGCGTGAGATTCAACACCATGATCTCGTTATCGGCTCGCGTTATATCTCCGGCGTTAACGTCATCAACTGGCCCATGTCGCGCCTGCTGCTGTCCTACTTCGCCAACGTGTACACTCGGTGGATCACCGGCCTGCCGCTTCGCGACGCCACCGGTGGGTTCAAGTGTTTCCGCCGTGAGGTTCTCGAAGCGATTAATCTTGATGACGTCAAGTCGACCGGGTACTCGTTCCAGATTGAAATGTCGATGCGGGCCTGGAAGAAAGGCTTCCGCATCAAGGAGATTCCCATCATCTTCGTCGACCGTGTCGCCGGAAGCTCCAAGATGTCAAAAAAGATCGTGCGGGAAGCCGTCTGGATGGTCTGGCTGCTTCGCCTGCGGAGCATGCTCGGCAGATTTGACTGA
- a CDS encoding glycosyltransferase family 2 protein, with product MASRSETVSIVIVTYNSQPALQTCLGALSVSVRGIPVELIVVDNDSDTDPTDSVRERFADARVIRLARNVGFAAACNRGAAVSAGEMLLFLNPDVFIDDRAVETLRDRCVSDSRAGLLSGRLRFPDGSFQATCRNFPTAANLLYSRGSILSRWLTRLSGTKPDPYTLPDSETVTEVPAVAGTMMMVRRSLFEKAGGFDERFFLYMEDTDLSLRVNRAGYRNLFVPTAGAVHDWGKGGRMSRVRRLWRHHYSVWQYFLKHEPNAFALFLLPLLLFANGVLMSILPRTHLRSSSPQ from the coding sequence GTGGCCTCGCGTTCCGAAACCGTCTCCATAGTCATCGTTACCTACAACTCGCAACCGGCCCTGCAGACCTGCCTGGGCGCGTTGTCCGTCTCAGTTCGCGGCATCCCCGTCGAACTTATCGTGGTCGACAACGACTCCGACACCGATCCCACCGATTCCGTGAGAGAGCGTTTTGCCGACGCCCGCGTGATCCGCCTTGCGCGCAATGTCGGTTTCGCCGCGGCCTGTAACCGAGGCGCCGCGGTGAGCGCGGGGGAGATGCTTCTTTTTCTCAACCCTGATGTTTTCATAGACGATCGTGCTGTCGAAACCCTGCGCGACAGGTGTGTCTCCGACAGCCGCGCCGGACTTCTCTCGGGGCGGCTGCGCTTTCCGGACGGTTCGTTTCAGGCGACCTGCCGGAACTTCCCGACCGCCGCCAATCTGCTGTACTCGAGGGGTTCCATCCTCAGCCGGTGGTTGACGCGCTTGTCCGGTACAAAGCCCGACCCTTATACGCTGCCCGACTCGGAGACGGTGACAGAGGTTCCGGCGGTGGCGGGGACGATGATGATGGTGCGCCGTTCACTCTTCGAGAAGGCCGGCGGCTTCGACGAACGGTTCTTCCTGTACATGGAGGATACCGATCTGTCGCTGCGCGTCAATCGCGCCGGCTATCGCAACCTATTCGTCCCGACTGCCGGCGCCGTACATGACTGGGGAAAAGGCGGCCGTATGTCACGTGTCCGGCGACTCTGGCGCCACCACTACTCCGTTTGGCAGTACTTCCTGAAACACGAGCCCAACGCGTTTGCCCTGTTTCTGCTTCCGCTTTTGTTGTTTGCCAACGGGGTTCTTATGTCCATATTGCCTCGCACGCACTTACGGAGTAGCAGTCCCCAATGA
- a CDS encoding MraY family glycosyltransferase translates to MIPVIGMALAAFAAAMLTALLCPAVIRLGHRYGLLDLPGRHKRHQIPTPALGGAVLFVAFWTTVALLSLLFPSALAEFRGVLGFTFAAATIIFLVGLSDDLSPVSAWVKLMSQVAAGLVLYLGGLSVDPLTIPFYGPVQTGVAGALITVVWVVALTNAINLLDGLDLLAAGVSLIAALVLLAVGVLLNVGTVVMLSVTLAGFLVVFLYFNRPPAKLFLGDSGSLQIGFYFAVLSLLVPIRSYTAAALYVPLLTLGVPLMEAGLSIVRRLATGKSVMRADRRHLFHLLALAGWSNGQVVAVFYVLSTVFGGFALSMFYFNRRWVLGFLALFMVVIFVLILILLTNLPKLAHREHPVSSDRSTPSRRGE, encoded by the coding sequence ATGATCCCGGTCATCGGAATGGCCCTTGCCGCTTTCGCCGCCGCCATGTTGACGGCCTTGCTTTGTCCCGCGGTTATCCGGCTCGGGCACCGATATGGCCTGCTGGACCTCCCGGGCAGGCACAAGCGGCACCAGATCCCGACTCCGGCGCTCGGCGGTGCGGTATTGTTTGTCGCGTTCTGGACCACCGTTGCGCTCCTGTCATTGCTGTTTCCTTCCGCCCTTGCCGAATTTCGAGGCGTGCTCGGCTTCACGTTTGCCGCGGCAACGATCATCTTCCTCGTGGGCTTGTCCGATGATCTTTCTCCCGTGTCGGCGTGGGTCAAGCTGATGTCGCAGGTGGCTGCCGGGCTCGTCCTGTATCTGGGCGGGCTGAGTGTCGACCCGCTCACGATTCCGTTTTACGGTCCTGTGCAAACCGGGGTCGCCGGGGCATTGATTACGGTCGTCTGGGTGGTCGCCCTGACCAATGCGATCAACCTGCTCGACGGTCTGGACCTGCTCGCCGCGGGCGTTTCGCTGATCGCGGCGCTGGTGTTGCTGGCGGTAGGGGTGTTGCTCAACGTGGGCACGGTGGTCATGCTCTCCGTCACGCTCGCCGGATTCCTCGTGGTTTTTCTGTATTTCAATCGGCCGCCGGCGAAACTCTTTTTGGGAGACAGCGGGTCGTTGCAGATCGGCTTTTACTTCGCCGTGCTGTCACTTTTAGTACCGATTCGCTCCTACACCGCAGCCGCGCTGTATGTTCCGCTGCTGACTCTTGGCGTTCCTCTCATGGAAGCAGGCCTCTCGATCGTCCGCCGTCTGGCGACGGGCAAGTCGGTCATGAGAGCCGACCGTCGCCACCTGTTTCATTTGCTGGCCCTGGCGGGCTGGTCGAACGGACAGGTCGTCGCCGTATTCTATGTCCTGTCAACGGTTTTCGGGGGTTTCGCCCTGTCCATGTTTTACTTCAATCGGCGATGGGTCCTTGGGTTTTTGGCCCTTTTTATGGTTGTGATTTTTGTGCTAATTCTTATCTTACTGACCAATTTGCCGAAACTGGCGCATCGCGAACACCCGGTCAGCTCCGATCGGTCAACCCCCAGTCGGCGAGGAGAGTGA
- a CDS encoding acetyl-CoA carboxylase carboxyltransferase subunit alpha produces MATGPYLEFERPIMELEKKISDMKDFSIGENLELDGEIAQLEKKLEKLRAEIYSSLSRWQRVQISRHPKRPYTLDYVEMMCTDFVELHGDRGFAEDAAMVGGFAMLDGRRIMVVGQQKGRDTKAKLHRNFGMAHPEGYRKARRLFFLAEKFNVPIVILVDTPGAFPGIGAEERGQAEAIAKNIQTMFEIRVPIVVVVIGEGASGGALGIGIGDEVYMLEHSWYSVISPEGCAAILWRDAAKAPEAAEALRPTAEDLLELGIIDKIIPEPERGAHNNPTVMAERVKEHVIEALDRLGALDVDELLRRRLEKFRRIGVFAEL; encoded by the coding sequence ATGGCCACAGGTCCCTATCTGGAGTTCGAACGTCCGATCATGGAACTGGAGAAGAAAATCTCCGACATGAAGGACTTTTCGATCGGGGAAAACCTCGAACTGGACGGCGAGATCGCCCAGCTCGAAAAGAAACTCGAAAAGCTCCGGGCCGAGATCTATTCCAGCCTCAGCCGCTGGCAACGCGTCCAGATTTCCCGCCATCCCAAACGTCCGTATACGCTCGACTATGTCGAGATGATGTGCACGGACTTTGTCGAGCTGCACGGTGATCGTGGATTCGCCGAGGATGCCGCCATGGTGGGCGGTTTTGCGATGCTCGACGGGCGGCGCATCATGGTGGTGGGGCAGCAAAAGGGCCGCGACACCAAGGCCAAGCTGCACCGCAATTTCGGAATGGCGCACCCCGAGGGATACCGCAAGGCCCGACGGTTGTTTTTCCTTGCCGAGAAGTTCAACGTCCCGATCGTCATCCTGGTCGATACGCCCGGCGCCTTTCCGGGTATAGGCGCCGAAGAGCGCGGGCAGGCGGAGGCGATCGCCAAAAACATCCAGACGATGTTTGAGATCCGCGTCCCGATCGTGGTTGTGGTCATCGGCGAAGGCGCGTCGGGCGGCGCGCTGGGTATCGGGATCGGCGACGAAGTCTATATGCTCGAACATTCGTGGTACTCGGTCATTTCGCCCGAGGGCTGTGCCGCCATCCTCTGGCGCGACGCCGCCAAGGCGCCCGAGGCGGCTGAGGCGCTCAGGCCGACGGCCGAAGACCTGCTCGAACTCGGCATCATCGACAAGATCATTCCCGAGCCCGAACGCGGCGCTCACAACAATCCGACCGTTATGGCCGAGCGGGTCAAAGAGCATGTCATCGAAGCGCTGGATCGGCTCGGCGCGCTCGATGTTGACGAATTGCTCCGGCGGCGGCTCGAGAAGTTCCGCCGTATTGGCGTATTTGCCGAGCTCTGA
- a CDS encoding Trm112 family protein, with amino-acid sequence MALSRNLIDMLICPNCRHEKLDYHQADARLSCSSCRFVYRVADDIPVLLVDEAETKE; translated from the coding sequence ATGGCGTTATCTAGAAACCTCATTGATATGCTGATCTGCCCCAATTGCCGGCACGAAAAACTGGACTACCATCAGGCGGATGCGCGCCTCAGCTGCTCGTCCTGTCGTTTCGTGTACCGGGTGGCCGACGACATACCGGTATTACTGGTCGACGAAGCAGAAACCAAGGAGTGA
- a CDS encoding PTS sugar transporter subunit IIA, with amino-acid sequence MKLSKFCDENLIVFNLASKTKDEVIEELVDLAATSTMIKDRDQLLADVRERENLVTTGVGYGVAFPHAKTRSAKGIVIAFGKSDDGIEFDAMDHRPVHLFFLIAAPEDAIGAHLNVMARLSYLMKSEENREKLKQLTSPGEVLALMDNVD; translated from the coding sequence ATGAAATTGTCAAAGTTCTGTGATGAAAACCTGATCGTATTCAATCTCGCCTCCAAAACCAAAGACGAGGTCATCGAGGAACTGGTCGATCTGGCCGCTACCTCGACCATGATCAAAGATCGCGACCAGCTGCTTGCGGACGTCCGGGAACGGGAAAATCTGGTCACCACGGGCGTCGGCTACGGCGTCGCCTTTCCGCATGCCAAAACACGCTCGGCCAAAGGCATCGTGATCGCCTTCGGCAAAAGCGACGATGGTATCGAGTTCGACGCGATGGATCACCGGCCGGTCCACCTGTTTTTCCTGATTGCGGCGCCCGAAGACGCTATCGGTGCGCACCTCAACGTGATGGCACGGCTGTCTTATCTTATGAAATCCGAGGAGAACCGGGAGAAGCTCAAACAGCTTACCTCGCCGGGTGAAGTCCTTGCCCTTATGGACAACGTCGACTAA
- the mreC gene encoding rod shape-determining protein MreC, with amino-acid sequence MNWISNLFFRYWRNVHFSAVVVVSILLILNFPPVNGLISQAVIGSFYYPFAKLKNLVVRLSTVDRENERLRQALVDASVRLSRLEEAERENLRLRAVLGFEPPTGYSLLPAQVLSVSGGRVPTSAIINRGYRDSVYVNQPVINQEGLIGRINSVSPDFATVQLLTDPVNRVAVRVADSRAMGIAKFSPRGMVLDNFPIQGDIGPGRPILSSGLGGIYPAGLLVGYVTEVERPAEAAFCDVTIEPAANFNSLEELFLLRPGGS; translated from the coding sequence ATGAACTGGATTTCCAACCTGTTTTTCAGGTACTGGCGTAATGTCCACTTTTCCGCTGTTGTTGTCGTTTCGATTCTGCTCATCCTGAACTTCCCGCCGGTCAACGGGCTGATTTCGCAGGCCGTGATCGGATCCTTCTACTATCCTTTCGCCAAGCTCAAAAATCTCGTGGTCCGGCTCAGCACGGTCGATCGGGAAAACGAGCGGCTTCGCCAGGCCCTCGTGGACGCTTCCGTCCGGCTGTCTAGACTCGAGGAAGCCGAACGCGAGAATCTTCGCCTTCGCGCCGTCCTCGGCTTCGAACCGCCAACCGGGTATTCGCTTCTGCCCGCCCAGGTGCTGTCCGTCAGCGGCGGGCGGGTTCCCACATCCGCTATCATCAATCGTGGGTATCGAGACTCGGTGTATGTAAACCAGCCGGTCATCAATCAGGAAGGACTCATCGGTCGGATCAACTCGGTGTCGCCGGACTTCGCAACCGTGCAGCTGCTGACAGATCCCGTCAACCGGGTGGCGGTCAGGGTGGCCGACAGTCGCGCGATGGGAATCGCCAAATTTTCGCCGCGGGGAATGGTCCTTGACAACTTCCCGATCCAGGGCGATATCGGGCCTGGCCGTCCGATCCTTTCGTCCGGACTCGGCGGCATCTATCCGGCGGGTTTGCTTGTGGGGTATGTGACCGAAGTCGAACGACCGGCTGAGGCTGCTTTCTGTGATGTGACAATCGAGCCGGCTGCCAACTTCAACTCTCTTGAGGAACTCTTCCTGTTACGCCCGGGGGGATCGTGA
- the mrdA gene encoding penicillin-binding protein 2 — protein MDRFRLSLSGRATWAMAMVGALLFFLLGGLVKLQLINHAELASRSENNRLRVVPIIPRRGIVYDREGRVIIDNRPSYTVSIVPAELVSDRTISNLAGLIELDSTQIVGRMIRNQVSRYQPSPVKKDIPFDAIAVLEEQSFAFPGVSYQMERVRMYVDSLGVEALTGYVGEVSPDDLAEIDGERQGYQPGSMIGKKGLEKQYDQLLRGREGTEYVEIAASGQILGPYTEREVLEAVPGSDITLSIDIDLQEASVHALDSFCCGAVVAMDPRSGEVLAATSYPGFDANIFSSVIPESLWSEIRSDPTHPLLNRILNGLYPPGSTTKLITVGAALEEGLINEHTTLKPCYGGMQFGNRFFRCWEHSGHGTLNCTHAIERSCDVFMYQLGISLGIDRLHDYFAKCGFGRPTGIDLPGESDGLNPDSKYYDQRYGKNKWTRALVLNNAIGQGEILSTPLQLTQFYCGIANNGLVYRPHLVKKITKPNGDEIVVPPVVSFRLPFTRQTLDILNEGIRLVVQGERGTARSQRRKDYTVGGKTGTAQNPHGANHAWFCGVAPLESPEIVVCAIVENSGDGSQYAAPVVGKVIKAYMDKKAGRASVAAAAPTDTTHAEL, from the coding sequence ATGGATCGCTTCAGACTGTCATTATCGGGCCGGGCCACGTGGGCCATGGCTATGGTCGGCGCCCTGCTGTTTTTCCTGCTGGGCGGACTCGTCAAGCTGCAGCTGATAAATCACGCGGAACTGGCGTCCCGCTCGGAAAACAACCGTCTGCGCGTCGTCCCCATCATCCCCCGGCGAGGGATCGTCTACGACCGCGAAGGTCGTGTCATTATCGATAACCGACCCTCCTATACCGTCTCCATCGTCCCCGCGGAACTGGTTTCCGACCGCACCATATCCAATCTGGCCGGTCTGATCGAACTCGACAGCACGCAGATCGTCGGCCGGATGATCCGCAACCAGGTCAGCCGATACCAGCCGTCACCCGTGAAAAAAGACATCCCGTTTGACGCTATCGCCGTGCTCGAAGAACAAAGCTTCGCGTTTCCCGGCGTCAGCTACCAGATGGAACGTGTCCGCATGTACGTCGATTCGCTCGGGGTCGAAGCCCTTACGGGTTATGTCGGAGAAGTCTCGCCTGATGATCTCGCGGAGATCGACGGCGAACGTCAGGGGTACCAGCCCGGAAGCATGATCGGCAAGAAAGGTCTGGAAAAGCAATACGATCAGTTGTTGCGGGGACGGGAAGGTACGGAATATGTCGAGATAGCGGCCTCGGGGCAGATTCTCGGTCCGTACACCGAGCGCGAGGTGCTCGAAGCCGTGCCCGGCTCCGACATCACTCTCTCGATAGACATCGACCTGCAGGAAGCCAGCGTGCACGCCCTCGACAGTTTCTGCTGCGGCGCGGTGGTTGCGATGGACCCCCGCAGCGGTGAGGTGCTGGCCGCGACGTCCTATCCGGGATTCGACGCCAACATATTCTCGTCGGTGATCCCCGAGTCTCTGTGGTCGGAAATACGGTCCGATCCGACTCACCCGCTGCTCAACCGCATTCTCAACGGTCTGTATCCGCCCGGATCGACGACCAAGCTCATTACGGTGGGGGCGGCCCTCGAGGAAGGCCTGATCAACGAGCACACCACGCTGAAACCGTGCTACGGCGGTATGCAGTTCGGCAATCGGTTCTTTCGATGCTGGGAACACAGTGGGCACGGTACGCTGAACTGCACGCATGCGATTGAGCGGTCGTGCGACGTGTTCATGTACCAGCTCGGGATCAGTCTCGGCATCGACCGACTCCACGACTATTTCGCCAAGTGCGGTTTCGGCCGGCCCACCGGTATCGATCTGCCCGGTGAATCCGACGGTCTCAACCCCGATTCGAAATACTACGACCAGCGCTACGGGAAAAACAAATGGACCCGCGCCCTGGTCCTCAACAACGCGATCGGCCAGGGGGAGATCCTCTCGACCCCGCTTCAGCTCACCCAGTTCTACTGCGGGATCGCCAACAATGGACTGGTGTACCGGCCCCATCTCGTCAAGAAAATCACCAAGCCGAACGGCGATGAAATCGTCGTTCCGCCGGTCGTGTCGTTCCGCCTGCCCTTCACACGACAGACCCTGGACATCCTGAACGAAGGCATCCGGCTCGTGGTGCAGGGAGAGCGGGGGACGGCTCGCTCCCAGCGCCGCAAGGACTACACGGTCGGCGGCAAGACCGGCACGGCGCAGAATCCCCACGGCGCCAATCACGCCTGGTTCTGCGGCGTCGCGCCGCTCGAATCTCCGGAAATCGTCGTCTGCGCTATTGTCGAGAATTCGGGCGATGGCTCCCAGTATGCGGCGCCGGTGGTCGGCAAAGTGATCAAAGCCTACATGGACAAAAAAGCCGGCCGGGCCAGCGTGGCGGCCGCTGCCCCCACCGATACCACCCATGCTGAACTATAG
- the rodA gene encoding rod shape-determining protein RodA — MLNYSDLDWKLIGAALALSLIGVLLIMSAQHFAESEYAREYYQRQLLWLAVALVFFVAVIHLPLRLFDLSAYLLYGIAVILLILVLMVGSARMGASRWFAFGPVSLAPSDIAKIALVFTLARFFAYSKRPPTSKRRLAISAILTVIPIMLILKQPDLGTSLVFFFILFVLWFWSGLSPWYLLMILSPLASLVTASYWWSWALYFVVLLTFLGIVRPGILFSVTVVVANLAFGIVTPIVWNRLAEYQRLRILTFINPEMDPRGAGYQIIQSKIAIGSGGIWGKGFLNGSQSRLEFLPERHTDFIFSVLGEEFGLWGALIVLGLFGFILVRSIRIAARCRSRFASHVVMGAASIIIFQMLVNIGMTLGFMPVTGLPLPFVSYGGTGLVLTWTLVALIVSADYHWQEY; from the coding sequence ATGCTGAACTATAGTGACCTCGACTGGAAACTCATCGGCGCCGCGCTCGCCCTTTCGCTGATCGGCGTTCTGCTGATTATGTCGGCCCAGCATTTCGCCGAATCCGAGTACGCCCGCGAGTACTATCAGCGCCAGTTGTTGTGGCTGGCTGTCGCGCTCGTTTTTTTTGTCGCCGTGATTCATCTGCCGTTGCGCCTGTTTGATCTCAGCGCCTACCTCCTCTACGGAATCGCGGTCATTCTTCTGATCCTCGTTCTCATGGTGGGCTCCGCACGTATGGGCGCCAGCCGCTGGTTTGCGTTCGGACCTGTCTCGCTGGCGCCGTCCGATATCGCCAAGATCGCCCTGGTGTTTACCCTCGCCCGCTTTTTTGCGTACTCCAAAAGGCCGCCCACGTCCAAACGCCGGTTAGCCATCTCGGCGATTCTGACCGTCATTCCGATCATGCTCATCCTCAAACAGCCCGACCTCGGCACCTCGCTCGTGTTTTTCTTCATTCTCTTCGTGCTCTGGTTCTGGTCGGGACTGTCTCCCTGGTATCTGTTGATGATCCTGTCGCCGCTGGCCTCGCTGGTCACGGCCTCGTACTGGTGGTCGTGGGCGTTGTACTTTGTCGTGCTGTTGACGTTTCTCGGAATCGTCCGGCCCGGTATTCTGTTCTCCGTCACGGTGGTCGTCGCCAACCTCGCCTTCGGTATCGTTACTCCCATTGTCTGGAACCGACTCGCCGAGTACCAGCGCCTTCGGATTCTCACCTTCATCAACCCCGAAATGGACCCGCGCGGAGCGGGCTACCAGATCATTCAATCAAAAATCGCGATCGGCTCCGGCGGCATCTGGGGCAAAGGATTCCTCAACGGGTCGCAATCACGGCTTGAATTCCTGCCGGAACGGCACACCGACTTCATCTTCTCCGTTCTCGGCGAAGAGTTCGGTCTCTGGGGAGCGCTGATCGTGCTGGGACTGTTCGGGTTCATTCTGGTGCGGTCAATTCGTATCGCCGCTCGCTGTCGCTCGCGTTTCGCGTCACACGTCGTTATGGGTGCAGCGTCCATCATCATCTTCCAGATGTTGGTCAACATCGGGATGACCCTCGGTTTTATGCCGGTCACGGGTCTACCGCTGCCGTTTGTCAGCTACGGCGGGACCGGCCTGGTGCTCACATGGACGCTGGTCGCACTCATCGTCTCCGCCGATTATCACTGGCAGGAGTATTGA